One Terriglobia bacterium DNA segment encodes these proteins:
- a CDS encoding HD domain-containing protein: MAGKENNFRRLLLTFKTLAELGPELTSDRTSGEASQSMLALLMEAVEAGEGALFRFSDRPALLTSLAASGFSIFPETAVIPLLPKHVHALTTAAKPQALSGKSCEGFLSANGNVAPELFKCIVPLKVGPKLVGMIALGRREGEVPYTEDDFEALGLLSNYIALAVHNRTLSESLQQRIGENLKLMASLHGFYDHTLNAFATAIDAKDQFTRGHSRRVAQYAGGVGQALGMDDREVAGLRAAGLLHDVGKVTVDKYIFSKPGKLEPNEFREMADHTTLGHQIVNGVEFPWPEIPGVVRWHHERGDGSGYPDKLHSEEVSTPVRIMAVADVFDALTSDRAHRHSFTVGEALSEIVRATPQKFDPSIVQALLIQVRRDAVGRNQPGFLDQHVVCNIAAPDVDHLAAMVHHKSSSGRVHSC; the protein is encoded by the coding sequence TTGGCAGGAAAAGAAAATAATTTCCGGCGCCTCCTGCTCACCTTCAAGACCCTGGCCGAGCTGGGGCCTGAGCTGACGTCGGACCGCACCAGTGGCGAGGCGTCGCAGTCCATGCTCGCCCTGCTGATGGAGGCAGTGGAGGCGGGTGAAGGCGCGCTGTTCCGCTTCAGCGACCGCCCGGCCCTGCTGACCTCGCTGGCCGCGAGCGGCTTCTCCATTTTTCCCGAAACGGCCGTCATCCCGCTGCTGCCCAAGCACGTGCACGCCCTGACCACCGCAGCCAAGCCGCAGGCGCTATCCGGCAAATCGTGCGAAGGGTTCCTGAGCGCCAACGGAAATGTGGCGCCGGAGCTTTTCAAGTGCATCGTGCCCCTGAAAGTCGGGCCGAAGCTGGTGGGAATGATCGCCCTGGGCCGGCGCGAGGGCGAGGTCCCGTACACCGAGGACGATTTTGAGGCGCTCGGCCTTCTGTCCAACTACATCGCGCTGGCGGTGCACAACCGCACCTTATCGGAGTCACTCCAGCAGCGGATCGGCGAGAACCTGAAGCTCATGGCCTCGTTGCACGGCTTCTACGACCACACCCTGAACGCATTCGCCACGGCCATCGATGCCAAAGATCAGTTCACGCGCGGGCACTCGCGCCGTGTCGCCCAATACGCCGGCGGTGTGGGGCAGGCGCTGGGCATGGATGACCGGGAGGTCGCCGGTCTCCGTGCAGCCGGCCTCCTGCACGATGTCGGCAAGGTCACGGTGGACAAATACATCTTCTCCAAGCCGGGGAAGCTGGAGCCGAATGAGTTCCGCGAGATGGCCGACCATACGACCCTCGGCCACCAGATCGTGAATGGCGTGGAGTTCCCCTGGCCGGAGATCCCGGGTGTGGTGCGCTGGCACCACGAGCGCGGCGACGGCTCCGGGTATCCTGACAAACTGCACAGCGAGGAAGTGTCCACCCCGGTGCGCATCATGGCCGTCGCCGACGTCTTCGACGCCTTGACCAGCGACCGCGCCCATCGCCACTCGTTCACGGTGGGCGAGGCGCTGAGCGAGATCGTGCGCGCGACCCCGCAAAAGTTCGATCCCAGCATCGTCCAGGCCCTGCTCATCCAGGTGCGGCGCGACGCCGTAGGCCGCAATCAGCCCGGCTTCCTGGATCAGCACGTCGTGTGCAACATCGCCGCGCCCGATGTGGACCACCTCGCCGCCATGGTCCATCACAAGAGTTCCAGCGGCCGCGTTCACTCCTGCTAG